From Fluviispira vulneris, a single genomic window includes:
- a CDS encoding rhodanese-like domain-containing protein, which yields MKINCREFAQMYKSADKNKTTLLDVRNIDEVKSGSLPGCLHIPIADLEFRYLEIPSDNEVFIYCKSGGRAEKAEMFLTHKGFKKTRYASPGGYEELKELF from the coding sequence ATGAAAATAAATTGCAGAGAGTTTGCTCAAATGTATAAAAGTGCAGATAAAAATAAGACTACTTTATTGGATGTACGAAATATTGATGAAGTGAAAAGTGGTTCCCTCCCTGGGTGCTTACACATACCAATAGCCGACCTTGAGTTTAGATATTTAGAAATTCCTTCTGACAACGAGGTTTTTATCTATTGCAAATCGGGGGGGAGAGCAGAAAAAGCTGAAATGTTTTTGACTCACAAAGGATTTAAAAAAACAAGGTATGCCAGTCCAGGGGGTTACGAGGAGTTAAAAGAATTATTTTAA
- a CDS encoding histidine triad nucleotide-binding protein has product MTMSQKTIFEKILQGEIPCKPIYEDEYTLAFNDISPQAPVHVLVIPKTKIVNVAQANENDIDQMGRVLFAAKKVAELTGISQSGYRLVFNNGQDGGQTVYYMHCHVLGGRSLAWPPG; this is encoded by the coding sequence ATCACAATGAGTCAAAAAACAATTTTTGAAAAAATATTACAAGGAGAAATTCCTTGTAAACCTATCTATGAAGATGAGTATACTTTAGCGTTTAATGATATAAGTCCTCAAGCACCCGTGCATGTTCTGGTTATTCCAAAAACAAAAATAGTGAATGTTGCGCAAGCAAATGAAAACGATATTGATCAAATGGGAAGAGTCTTGTTTGCTGCGAAAAAAGTTGCAGAATTAACAGGAATTTCTCAGTCAGGTTATCGTCTTGTTTTTAATAATGGCCAAGATGGCGGACAAACGGTTTATTATATGCATTGCCATGTATTAGGTGGGCGCTCTCTTGCTTGGCCGCCAGGCTGA
- a CDS encoding ABC1 kinase family protein, with protein MPSSILQKFRNIGRLTHIVNILARYGFKREIQRTELGDLIQNQTNDSTLHDQHMNTSHSIAKRLAMAFEELGPTFVKLAQILAAREDLLPKNFVEEFKRLHDRVKPLPKEVVEKCLLDEFSEDILAEIEDFDYVPIGSASIGQVHRALLKDGRHVVFKIQRPDINIIISNDLAILMTIASILETAMPELRLLRPTVIIEELRRSLLNELDYLREASNTERMRAFFKDHKNIEIPQIFYKYCTSKILCMSEIKGTKLTGKLENKNTKSLARLGVEAFLDMTFKFGVFHGDLHPGNFILMDDGKLAIIDFGLTVRLKRDIRNTMAFMFYSLSKQDIETCARLFIDLTENDDLTSNDQLESEITEILDNIITLPAQEMHLGKVLMRIAKVSARKGAPLERELILFFRALIALENFGRSMDAKFQILEFSTEYAEKNALFHFDKKWFERNISLAMHDSGAFIKDLPITLRILAKKLQTGSLAFQFKSEDIIFLTREIDRASNRLSLAILIGSIVLGSSIATYGKQGRLYDSLATFGLIGFGIASVLGLWLILGIIRSGRFK; from the coding sequence ATGCCATCAAGCATATTACAAAAATTTAGAAATATTGGGAGACTTACCCATATTGTTAATATTTTAGCGCGTTATGGATTTAAAAGAGAGATTCAAAGAACTGAGTTAGGTGATCTCATTCAAAACCAGACGAATGACTCAACACTACATGACCAGCACATGAACACTTCACATTCTATTGCTAAGCGATTGGCAATGGCCTTTGAAGAATTGGGTCCAACATTTGTAAAATTAGCACAAATCCTAGCAGCGAGAGAGGATCTTTTACCTAAAAATTTTGTTGAAGAATTTAAAAGATTGCATGATAGAGTCAAACCTCTACCGAAAGAAGTGGTTGAAAAATGTTTATTAGATGAGTTTTCTGAAGATATATTAGCTGAAATTGAAGATTTCGATTATGTGCCAATTGGTTCAGCGAGTATAGGTCAAGTGCACAGAGCCTTGTTAAAAGACGGACGGCATGTGGTTTTTAAAATCCAACGGCCTGATATCAATATTATTATTTCAAATGACTTAGCGATTTTGATGACCATAGCTTCTATTTTGGAAACAGCTATGCCTGAGTTAAGACTTTTACGACCAACTGTTATTATTGAGGAACTCCGGCGTTCTTTGCTCAATGAATTGGATTATTTGCGCGAAGCTTCTAACACTGAAAGAATGCGTGCATTTTTTAAGGATCATAAAAATATAGAAATTCCACAGATATTTTATAAGTATTGTACTTCAAAAATTCTCTGTATGAGTGAAATAAAGGGCACAAAACTCACTGGTAAATTAGAAAATAAAAATACAAAATCATTAGCCCGTCTTGGGGTAGAAGCTTTTCTTGACATGACATTTAAATTTGGAGTTTTTCATGGTGATTTGCACCCAGGTAACTTCATTTTGATGGACGATGGGAAATTAGCAATTATTGATTTTGGACTCACAGTGCGACTCAAAAGAGACATACGGAATACTATGGCTTTTATGTTTTATTCCCTGTCAAAACAAGATATTGAAACCTGTGCTCGCTTATTTATAGATTTGACTGAAAATGATGATTTGACCTCAAATGATCAATTAGAATCTGAAATTACAGAAATATTGGATAATATCATCACTCTCCCCGCACAGGAGATGCATTTAGGAAAAGTGCTTATGCGTATTGCAAAAGTATCTGCACGCAAAGGAGCACCACTTGAAAGAGAATTGATCCTCTTCTTCCGAGCTTTGATCGCTCTTGAGAATTTTGGTCGCAGCATGGATGCAAAATTTCAAATTCTAGAGTTTTCTACTGAATATGCAGAAAAAAATGCATTATTTCATTTCGATAAAAAATGGTTCGAACGCAATATAAGTTTAGCAATGCATGATTCTGGGGCATTTATTAAGGATTTACCTATTACTTTAAGAATTCTTGCAAAAAAGTTGCAAACAGGCTCTCTCGCCTTTCAGTTTAAGAGTGAAGATATTATATTTTTGACTCGTGAAATCGATCGGGCATCAAATAGATTAAGCTTAGCAATATTAATTGGTTCTATTGTCTTAGGCAGTAGTATTGCTACTTATGGAAAACAAGGTAGACTGTACGACTCCTTAGCCACATTTGGTTTGATTGGCTTTGGCATAGCTTCGGTCTTAGGCCTTTGGCTTATTTTGGGCATCATTCGTTCAGGACGATTTAAGTAG
- a CDS encoding heavy metal translocating P-type ATPase — protein MSKNSLIKKDSQYEQNNILITQNRSDQEINLENKLPEFCLHCQNSLDKKRVNYSFCCKGCYSVFYFLKAQDLNKYYEIMKLVGEQPTQAQDFNESHFSIFRDNNLNSIFKYKVDKWAFFVPEIKCAACIWLIEKILSRDSNISDISVNLIDRTVSFSFINKDEKSLEKAARMLISAGYDVLPLPFLSSKEFRSNYEKERIKDIAISGFAFGNVMIFAVSSYLGAYFGIDNNINKLFIILSMIISVPTVVYAGRSFFYNSYRAFKNKLVHIDMTISFALIISLIVSIYETLLDSGKVYYDTITGLIFLLLVGRYFHEKSLNKAKELGESIKNILPIEAYSIKKGDIFTVPVGKEFLADGRIIEGETEVNEASLTGEEFPVFKSVSDHVLAGSQNILKPVKVIAEKTGSETWISSLENLIQNAKSRKSQIESVMEKILPYFTYLTILTAFLAFIVWFFIDKTKSLDVFVAILIISCPCALALATPLTMSSALKRLWEKGVIVKSSDTLETISKIDTIIFDKTGTLTEGNLSIKNHIFMQSGLSEITEKNVLNIIAHVAKNSLHLVSKSIAQTYLTDDLQIELINIEEFPGKGIQAFVNGKEIKIGKQNFVGCEDFDETDDYCAYAKYDNLIVKFILSETIRPDGKEFIQYLKRKKIETYILSGDRNKSVQKIASALMIKQENCYSTLLPNEKLDFLEHLQKDKKCVLAIGDGVNDAAMLAKAHVGIAAHGGVDVALHSADIFLRKHEMSLLKKTFDYCKYIKQTLIILFAVSLFYNIIVVFLAAFGFVNPLFAALFMPFSSLTVYLIVFFRKGDKIWQL, from the coding sequence ATGTCTAAAAATTCACTCATAAAAAAAGACTCCCAATATGAACAAAACAATATATTAATAACACAAAATAGAAGTGATCAAGAAATAAATTTAGAAAATAAATTGCCTGAATTTTGTCTTCACTGCCAAAATTCTTTGGATAAAAAAAGAGTAAATTATTCTTTCTGTTGTAAGGGATGCTATTCAGTTTTTTATTTTTTAAAAGCGCAAGACTTAAACAAATATTATGAAATTATGAAGCTCGTTGGTGAGCAACCGACGCAAGCGCAAGATTTTAATGAGTCACACTTCTCAATTTTTCGCGACAATAATTTAAACTCCATATTTAAATACAAAGTCGATAAATGGGCATTTTTTGTGCCTGAAATTAAGTGTGCAGCCTGTATCTGGTTAATTGAGAAAATTCTTTCTAGAGACTCTAATATTTCAGATATATCAGTCAATTTAATAGATAGAACTGTGAGTTTTTCTTTTATTAATAAAGATGAAAAGTCGCTTGAAAAAGCTGCTCGCATGTTGATATCTGCTGGATACGATGTATTACCGCTCCCTTTTTTATCTTCAAAAGAATTTCGCTCAAACTATGAAAAAGAGCGAATAAAAGATATTGCTATATCTGGTTTTGCCTTTGGAAATGTTATGATTTTTGCTGTAAGTTCATATTTGGGAGCTTACTTTGGGATTGATAATAATATCAATAAACTTTTTATTATTTTAAGTATGATTATTTCGGTTCCTACAGTTGTATATGCAGGTAGAAGTTTCTTTTATAATTCTTACAGAGCATTTAAAAATAAACTTGTTCATATTGATATGACTATTTCTTTTGCACTTATTATTTCTTTAATTGTGAGTATTTATGAAACTTTATTGGATTCTGGTAAGGTTTATTATGATACAATTACTGGCTTGATTTTTTTATTACTCGTTGGTCGATATTTTCATGAAAAATCGTTAAATAAAGCTAAAGAACTTGGAGAGTCGATTAAAAATATTTTACCTATTGAAGCTTATTCAATAAAAAAAGGTGATATATTTACTGTACCGGTAGGTAAAGAGTTTTTAGCTGATGGTAGAATTATTGAAGGAGAAACTGAAGTTAATGAAGCATCATTAACAGGTGAAGAGTTTCCTGTTTTTAAAAGCGTATCAGATCATGTCCTCGCAGGTTCACAAAATATTTTAAAACCTGTGAAAGTAATTGCTGAAAAAACAGGATCTGAAACTTGGATTTCATCGCTTGAGAATTTAATTCAGAATGCAAAATCGAGAAAATCACAAATTGAATCTGTAATGGAAAAAATTCTGCCCTATTTTACTTATTTAACAATTTTAACAGCTTTCTTAGCTTTTATTGTCTGGTTTTTTATTGATAAAACAAAATCTTTAGATGTATTTGTTGCTATTCTCATTATATCTTGTCCCTGTGCATTGGCATTGGCAACTCCTCTCACAATGTCATCTGCATTAAAAAGACTTTGGGAAAAAGGTGTGATAGTAAAAAGTTCAGACACACTCGAAACAATTTCAAAAATAGACACGATTATTTTTGATAAAACAGGGACTTTAACTGAAGGCAATTTATCCATTAAAAATCACATTTTTATGCAAAGTGGTTTATCAGAAATAACTGAGAAAAATGTTTTAAATATTATTGCGCATGTGGCAAAAAATTCTTTACATCTTGTCTCAAAATCAATTGCACAAACATATTTAACAGATGATTTACAAATTGAATTGATAAATATAGAAGAGTTTCCTGGAAAAGGTATTCAAGCTTTTGTAAATGGAAAAGAAATAAAAATCGGAAAGCAAAATTTTGTTGGCTGCGAAGATTTTGATGAAACAGATGATTATTGTGCCTATGCAAAATATGATAATTTAATTGTAAAATTTATTTTGTCAGAAACGATTAGACCCGATGGAAAAGAGTTTATTCAATATTTGAAAAGAAAAAAAATTGAAACTTATATTTTATCTGGTGACAGAAATAAATCTGTACAAAAAATTGCTTCTGCATTGATGATCAAGCAAGAAAATTGTTATTCAACGCTATTACCTAACGAAAAACTTGATTTTTTGGAACACTTACAAAAAGACAAGAAATGTGTTTTGGCAATTGGTGACGGTGTAAATGATGCTGCTATGTTAGCCAAAGCTCATGTGGGAATTGCTGCGCACGGAGGAGTCGACGTCGCATTGCATTCTGCAGATATTTTTTTACGTAAGCATGAAATGAGCTTATTAAAAAAGACTTTTGATTATTGCAAATATATAAAGCAGACTTTAATTATTTTATTTGCAGTAAGTTTATTTTATAATATAATCGTAGTTTTCTTAGCAGCATTTGGCTTTGTTAATCCATTATTTGCAGCATTGTTTATGCCGTTTTCTTCTTTAACAGTTTATTTAATAGTTTTTTTTCGTAAAGGAGATAAAATATGGCAATTATAA
- the deoC gene encoding deoxyribose-phosphate aldolase encodes MPYGAAKMIKYSHAEVEKDYKARDNFLATKNPTYLAELIDSTLLKADLVKTQIDLLCNEAIEHQFKSICLPQSYLSYAKDIFQNSINKNEKTKLCTVVSFPLGYSTTDAKVKEIDFALQKGADEIDFVQNITFVKNGDFISLENEFLALAKAAQNKVTKVILETALLTSEEIYKCTFLAAKCGIHIIKTSTGFSHRGVSVEDIKIIKNALETHQKETGVILGIKASGGVRSLKDAYKFIQLGATRLGTSGGVAILQDKTNVNNY; translated from the coding sequence ATGCCATATGGAGCTGCAAAAATGATAAAATACAGTCATGCTGAGGTCGAAAAAGATTATAAAGCACGAGATAACTTTTTAGCCACAAAAAATCCCACTTACTTAGCAGAATTGATCGATTCCACTCTTTTAAAAGCTGATCTTGTAAAAACTCAGATTGACCTTCTCTGTAACGAAGCAATTGAGCATCAATTTAAAAGTATTTGCCTTCCTCAGTCATATCTTAGCTATGCAAAAGATATTTTCCAAAACTCGATCAACAAAAATGAAAAAACAAAATTATGCACGGTTGTTTCTTTTCCCTTAGGATATTCAACAACGGATGCAAAAGTTAAAGAAATTGATTTTGCCCTTCAGAAAGGTGCCGATGAAATTGATTTTGTCCAAAACATCACTTTTGTAAAAAATGGTGATTTTATTTCGTTAGAAAATGAATTTCTTGCACTTGCTAAAGCTGCACAAAATAAAGTAACGAAAGTTATATTAGAAACGGCTTTATTAACTAGCGAAGAAATATATAAATGTACATTTTTAGCCGCTAAATGCGGAATTCATATAATTAAAACATCGACAGGTTTTTCACATAGAGGGGTATCAGTAGAAGATATAAAAATTATTAAAAATGCATTAGAAACTCACCAAAAAGAAACAGGAGTTATTCTTGGTATCAAAGCAAGTGGGGGAGTTAGATCTTTAAAAGATGCATACAAATTTATTCAATTAGGTGCAACCCGACTTGGCACGAGTGGAGGAGTTGCCATCCTCCAAGATAAAACGAATGTAAATAATTATTAA
- the ccoS gene encoding cbb3-type cytochrome oxidase assembly protein CcoS: protein MAIIMYLAIFMLIIGGAFLTVFLFAVKNGQFEDLKTPAHKILLDDTVEDPPPKVEIKNTEK from the coding sequence ATGGCAATTATAATGTATTTAGCAATATTTATGCTGATTATTGGAGGAGCTTTTTTAACTGTTTTTCTTTTTGCTGTAAAAAATGGCCAGTTTGAAGATTTGAAAACGCCTGCGCATAAAATCTTACTGGATGATACAGTTGAGGATCCCCCCCCTAAAGTAGAAATAAAAAATACCGAAAAGTAG
- a CDS encoding response regulator → MAKTILIVDDALTVRNLAKYALSKGGYNILEAEDGSVGLAVTRSNTVDLIISDLNMPKMNGLEMAKAIKSDPKTQNIPIFMLSTVASQEVAQQGKEIGIMVWIVKPFVPDKLLAAVKKVLEGIPLK, encoded by the coding sequence ATGGCAAAAACTATTTTGATAGTGGATGATGCATTAACCGTGCGAAATCTTGCAAAATATGCCCTATCTAAAGGTGGTTACAATATATTGGAAGCAGAAGATGGCTCCGTGGGATTAGCGGTGACACGCTCAAACACAGTGGATCTGATTATTTCAGATCTCAATATGCCTAAAATGAATGGTCTTGAAATGGCAAAAGCGATTAAGTCCGATCCAAAAACTCAAAATATTCCAATTTTTATGCTTTCGACAGTGGCAAGCCAAGAAGTCGCTCAGCAGGGCAAAGAAATAGGTATCATGGTATGGATTGTAAAGCCCTTTGTTCCAGATAAACTGTTAGCTGCGGTGAAAAAAGTTCTTGAAGGTATCCCCTTAAAATAA
- a CDS encoding cytochrome c → MTTENEDKKNKKEAKFLEHDFDGIKELDNPIPLWFHCIFFGTIIFAAAYLLYYQVYKGGGTIKKDYLISMGQDSPEKAGGDAPFDYKNFLKDAEKIENGKKIYASNCASCHGMSGQGTVGPNLTDDYWIAGDTYADVQKIIEDGEPAKGMPGWKAILGEKKIQDLVLYIASIQGTNPPGAKKPEGKPGKLH, encoded by the coding sequence ATGACGACTGAGAATGAAGATAAAAAAAATAAAAAAGAAGCAAAATTTTTAGAGCATGATTTCGATGGTATTAAAGAACTCGACAATCCAATTCCGCTTTGGTTCCATTGTATTTTCTTCGGTACTATTATTTTTGCTGCTGCTTATTTATTATATTATCAAGTTTATAAAGGTGGCGGCACAATTAAAAAAGATTATCTCATATCTATGGGGCAAGATAGCCCTGAAAAGGCCGGTGGGGATGCTCCATTCGATTATAAAAACTTTCTTAAGGATGCTGAAAAAATAGAGAATGGAAAGAAAATATATGCCTCAAACTGTGCTTCTTGTCATGGTATGAGCGGGCAAGGCACCGTAGGTCCAAATCTGACGGATGATTATTGGATAGCAGGCGACACTTATGCTGACGTTCAAAAGATAATAGAAGACGGAGAACCTGCAAAGGGTATGCCTGGCTGGAAAGCAATTTTAGGTGAGAAGAAAATTCAAGACCTCGTTCTTTATATTGCTTCCATTCAAGGAACCAATCCTCCAGGAGCTAAAAAGCCTGAAGGGAAACCCGGTAAATTGCATTAA
- a CDS encoding vitamin K epoxide reductase family protein: MENINKSQSDSHFLKKFSPVSIIISIIGFAASLYSLIIHLELILNSSSTSVCDINAKISCSDVIGSSYGEFAAIPLGAFGMTYFAILFSAAIMPRIANINHKWLASLELALGLVGLITSIVLAYISYNIIKITCPTCTVIHITTAVYALIKIKQYLNLKNETKRSQPDALTRFLAVSLCFGLPPLAAGLIGNIMAEHFKKPAVASKVNTEKKPEQSNIPTAETNNAIKAVMSFNKTNFVGNGEDYRRGSDSAKVIIQMFSDYGCPHCRIATEAILKAQDIVGLNNVLYVYRFFPLSNKCNPFMQSEGPYEFTCMLTEATRCAGQQGKFWEFKSWGFSAQFWSDAQRSESFSINGLKKEAVALGIDDVQFSQCIQSHVELQKIKDDAKIANDLNIKGTPLIYINGVEYTGDHSFSAFVEAFKRLL, translated from the coding sequence ATGGAAAATATCAATAAAAGTCAGAGCGATTCCCATTTTTTAAAAAAATTTAGTCCTGTTTCAATTATAATCAGTATTATTGGCTTTGCCGCTTCACTCTATTCTCTTATAATTCATTTAGAACTCATACTGAACTCTTCAAGCACTTCTGTGTGCGATATCAATGCAAAAATCAGCTGTTCCGATGTGATCGGCAGCTCCTATGGAGAGTTTGCAGCTATTCCTCTAGGAGCATTTGGGATGACCTATTTTGCCATCCTTTTTTCGGCTGCTATTATGCCAAGAATCGCTAATATCAATCACAAATGGCTTGCTTCTCTTGAACTTGCTTTAGGCTTAGTGGGTTTAATCACTTCAATTGTGTTAGCATATATTTCATATAATATTATTAAAATAACATGTCCAACTTGCACAGTTATTCATATTACAACGGCTGTTTATGCTCTTATAAAAATCAAGCAATATTTAAATTTAAAAAATGAAACAAAAAGATCACAACCCGATGCTCTCACACGTTTTCTCGCTGTTTCTTTATGCTTTGGTTTGCCTCCCTTAGCGGCAGGTTTAATTGGCAATATTATGGCTGAACATTTTAAAAAACCAGCGGTTGCTTCCAAAGTAAATACTGAAAAAAAGCCAGAACAAAGTAACATACCTACAGCAGAAACAAATAATGCAATTAAGGCAGTTATGTCATTTAATAAAACAAATTTTGTAGGTAATGGTGAAGATTATCGGAGAGGAAGCGACTCTGCAAAAGTCATTATTCAAATGTTTTCCGATTATGGCTGTCCTCACTGTCGAATAGCAACAGAAGCAATTTTGAAAGCTCAAGACATCGTTGGTTTAAATAATGTTTTATATGTTTACCGCTTTTTTCCTTTGAGCAATAAATGCAATCCATTTATGCAATCAGAAGGCCCCTATGAATTCACCTGCATGCTCACCGAAGCAACCCGTTGTGCAGGACAGCAGGGTAAATTTTGGGAATTTAAATCATGGGGCTTTTCTGCTCAATTTTGGTCCGATGCACAGAGAAGCGAAAGTTTTTCTATAAATGGATTAAAGAAAGAAGCTGTAGCCCTTGGGATAGATGACGTTCAATTTTCCCAATGTATTCAAAGTCATGTTGAATTACAAAAAATAAAAGACGATGCAAAAATTGCCAATGATTTAAATATTAAAGGGACACCACTTATATATATAAATGGTGTAGAATATACGGGTGATCATTCATTTTCAGCATTTGTCGAAGCGTTCAAACGTTTACTTTAA
- a CDS encoding sulfite exporter TauE/SafE family protein, whose amino-acid sequence MSEFLDIIVPLSSVAIFGFSGSLHCLGMCSPMVATCHKKTWQYFMFRLFSYTTIGVLSGFFGLFFFEKFLGLSARKIAWIVAIVSLLQICYLLKKSSFDQSIISQKILNKLMKYSPLSYSATLGIVTALLPCGFLYAAILMCISYANPVISGLGMLTFSIVTSPVLIGGKGVFIFLTRKNVHIAKYVSILLLLIVAIFALMRGGVFKDFFNHSHEQPTEHKVNCH is encoded by the coding sequence ATGAGTGAATTTTTAGACATTATCGTTCCTTTATCATCGGTCGCCATCTTTGGCTTTTCTGGATCTCTCCACTGCCTAGGAATGTGTTCTCCAATGGTTGCCACATGTCATAAAAAGACTTGGCAATATTTCATGTTTCGGTTGTTTTCTTACACAACTATCGGTGTTTTATCTGGATTTTTTGGATTGTTCTTTTTTGAAAAGTTCTTAGGTTTATCTGCTAGAAAAATCGCTTGGATAGTAGCAATCGTCTCTCTACTTCAAATCTGTTACCTTCTTAAAAAATCATCCTTTGATCAGTCTATAATTTCACAAAAAATCTTAAATAAATTAATGAAATACTCCCCCTTATCTTATTCAGCAACTCTTGGAATTGTCACTGCTTTACTACCGTGTGGATTTTTATATGCAGCTATACTTATGTGTATTTCATATGCTAACCCCGTTATCAGCGGCCTTGGAATGCTGACATTTTCAATCGTAACCTCACCAGTTCTTATTGGTGGTAAAGGTGTCTTTATTTTCCTGACTCGAAAAAATGTTCATATTGCAAAATATGTTTCAATATTATTACTTTTAATTGTTGCTATTTTTGCACTTATGCGAGGAGGTGTTTTTAAAGACTTCTTTAATCATTCACATGAACAGCCCACAGAACATAAGGTAAATTGCCATTAA